The following proteins are encoded in a genomic region of Drosophila bipectinata strain 14024-0381.07 chromosome XL, DbipHiC1v2, whole genome shotgun sequence:
- the LOC108121692 gene encoding hornerin codes for MSELAKLQNQEQEREVLDCDIEFEEEEPQTSADAAAKQQKDKRVRSARSDKLFSKAIKKVSKVQRMLEQAVILLAEEEAKQVASSKDKKKDKKKAKKQAKKLAKKEKKKAKKQKKDQAETIEVDLLDDDLEDEPIKAPRSRSSSVSSNSSSSSSSSSSSSSSSSSSSSSSSSDSSVDELGYGWRRHGRKHGHGHGHKHGHGHGHGRRHGKGHGPHGHHGRHGRHGHHHVRPHHFGPHHFGPHHFGPHRFGPHHFGPHHFGPHHFGPHHLGPQFERWLDACPDQLQFFRWLGLPQAPLQIADPRRRCRSLSRSHHGHHGDQGFEFRGFHGHGHGHGHKSRSHDRRVRRSSSSSSSSSSSSSSSSSSESEPETRKKHKQPRKKSHNRSSSSSSSSSSSSSGEEKKCDKKSKRETRKKHPRKKSHNRSSSSSSSSSGEEKKCHRKSKGHHGHHGGIPHHGHHGHGPDRHGPWAHGPRIGHGPHHHHGFFGPTNRDAPFFPGPFGHPFEPRLGPIDPVGPPPPPPTFPGNPVRFSQDCDIRSESQKRCKSKGDKQCKKGKKHHGHGKH; via the coding sequence ATGAGCGAGTTGGCCAAGTTGCAGAACCAGGAGCAGGAGCGCGAGGTGCTCGACTGCGACATCGAAtttgaggaggaggagccccAGACCTCGGCGGATGCGGCGGCTAAGCAGCAGAAGGACAAGCGTGTCAGGAGCGCCAGGTCCGACAAGCTCTTCAGCAAGGCCATCAAGAAGGTGAGCAAGGTGCAGCGCATGCTGGAGCAGGCGGTGATCCTGCTGGCCGAGGAGGAGGCGAAGCAGGTTGCTAGCTCCAAGGACAAGAAGAAGGACAAGAAAAAGGCGAAGAAGCAGGCCAAGAAGCTGGCCAAGAAGGAAAAGAAGAAGGCCAAGAAGCAGAAGAAGGACCAGGCGGAGACCATTGAAGTCGATCTGTTGGACGATGACTTGGAAGACGAACCCATCAAAGCTCCTCGCTCCCGGTCTTCCAGCGTCAGCTCGAACAGTTCCAGTAGCTCCTCAAGCTCCAGCTCTAGCTcaagctccagctccagctcaaGCTCCTCGAGCTCCAGCGACTCTTCGGTGGATGAGCTTGGCTATGGCTGGCGGCGTCATGGACGCAAGCATGGTCATGGCCACGGCCACAAacatggacatggacatggcCATGGTCGTCGTCACGGCAAAGGACATGGACCCCATGGTCACCACGGTCGCCATGGTCGTCATGGTCACCACCATGTGAGACCCCATCACTTTGGACCCCATCACTTCGGTCCCCATCACTTTGGACCTCATCGCTTTGGGCCTCACCACTTTGGACCCCATCACTTTGGGCCCCACCACTTTGGACCACACCACTTGGGTCCCCAGTTCGAACGCTGGCTGGATGCCTGCCCCGACCAGTTGCAGTTTTTTCGGTGGCTGGGCCTTCCGCAGGCCCCTCTACAAATCGCGGACCCACGCCGGAGGTGCCGATCGCTGTCTAGATCGCATCATGGACATCACGGAGATCAGGGATTCGAGTTCAGGGGATTCCACGGACACGGACACGGACATGGCCACAAGAGTCGATCACATGACCGTCGAGTGAGGcgctcgtcctcctcctcctccagttCTTCGAGCAGTTCTAGTTCCAGTTCGAGTTCGGAGAGTGAGCCCGAGACCCGGAAGAAGCATAAGCAACCTCGCAAGAAGAGCCACAACCGTTCTTCGTCTTCATCGAGCTCAAGCTCGAGTTCCAGTTCGGGTGAAGAGAAGAAATGCGACAAGAAGTCCAAACGCGAGACCCGTAAGAAGCATCCTCGCAAGAAGAGCCACAACCGCTCCTCGTCTTCATCGAGTTCCAGTTCGGGTGAGGAGAAGAAATGCCACAGGAAGTCCAAAGGACATCATGGCCACCACGGAGGGATTCCCCATCATGGCCACCACGGTCACGGACCTGATAGACATGGACCATGGGCCCACGGCCCAAGGATCGGACACGGGCCACATCATCATCATGGATTCTTCGGACCAACTAACCGTGATGCCCCTTTTTTTCCCGGACCTTTCGGACACCCATTTGAACCACGACTTGGCCCCATTGATCCCGTTGGAcctccaccgccaccaccaacCTTCCCCGGAAACCCAGTTCGGTTTTCGCAAGACTGTGACATCCGTTCCGAGTCGCAGAAGAGATGCAAGTCAAAGGGCGATAAACAATGCAAGAAGGGAAAGAAGCACCACGGCCATGGAAAGCACTAA
- the LOC108122816 gene encoding lysozyme, with translation MMRAAPLASLGFWFWLGLGLGLVVVLQRTGDSNLVLAKRFLRCELARKLLEQHGFERTLLSNWICLLEHESELDTSRTNTNPNGSKNYGLFQINSRFCQEGRKGGTCNVKCEDLLDDNLREAAACAKRIQTSDGFRHWNGWQRYCRNTQNLPNLKVICGI, from the exons ATGATGAGAGCAGCGCCGCTTGCATCGTTAGGTTTCTGGTTCTGGCTGGGATTAGGCCTGGGACTGGTAGTGGTGCTGCAAAGAACTGGAGACTCCAATCTAGTTTTGGCTAAGCGGTTTCTACGGTGCGAACTAGCCCGTAAGCTGCTCGAACAACATGGTTTCGAGCGTACTTTGCTTTCCAATT GGATTTGTCTTCTGGAGCATGAAAGCGAACTGGACACCAGCCGAACCAACACAAATCCGAATGGCTCCAAGAACTATGGACTATTTCAGATCAACAGCAGATTCTGCCAGGAAGGACGCAAGGGTGGTACCTGCAATGTCAAGTGTGAAG ATCTCTTAGATGATAATCTGAGGGAGGCTGCCGCATGCGCAAAAAGAATCCAAACATCGGATGGTTTCCGGCACTGGAACGGTTGGCAGCGCTACTGTCGCAATACTCAAAACTTGCCCAATCTGAAGGTCATCTGTGGCATCTAG
- the Usp16-45 gene encoding ubiquitin carboxyl-terminal hydrolase 16/45 isoform X2: MVKKRQTDAHDATSSTDSGEDDRHHLHHHHPGARSAGQAGASIDGSSPSSSSCQHIKRAVDATRLRRQLKTTGLVYECSQCQKQGQQKQSADADSDPKAGDIEYDSTLWLCLKCGTQLCGRSRNKHALEHHQTPRSESHALAMNTRSFDIWCYECDMKICSNQRKNLLECVELVKRLAQKPPASPNPPTISNIEMKIKSTVEQLTSMAPLAMAPGTSVGTFDESSAGAAGGGTRSSQVAIPLPPPPPNAAQASAAGPSTLTSVPGMAKRIGQPNGAAGGAAVGIRAVAGDTLRNDLDRLPRVRGLTNLGNTCFFNAVMQCLAQTPFLLSVMRELAEPGEEFVLPGGTFNFKDKGDVELPMIKGTLSSWGGLTAALANALEELQAGGGVFTPSKLFDKLCTKCPQFTGGDQHDAHELLRQLLESVRNEDLKRYQRVILQNLGYKDQEISSVSEEMRQKCKIYGNQAGERILRPDQVFRGFLVSTLTCQDCHSVSSRHEYFLDMSLPVAVEKPQPPQRRKPSPEHPLISQPIAQPAINTKFTAGESGVSFTASPSSSFYLHSDQTETATLGPSKTQVKKEKERERKAKRAAKHQRHKQAQKLSLKLNGSDLADSASDAPQLVSLGAGDGQGRIEGGEQPKEQGDDTTSSSVTTSEHSDADVEDNLVEDSAPVSASANTASSSASTSSGGATGSKFYTDSNGNAQPVGEKRDDTPEHMDKDSLEEDENDSGIATSPAPTATSSSSTVIAGDSLTNNSGASSGTLEDTSAPASLVSAGLSEKGASLIRQFSNGGTPLESDTQVSVELEKLNLEGLDKAQNQDENQSQAQKVSDQLLAQAQAQAQASARAKRVRTQSYSDWSTTIAPRYQCEDGECSVQSCLNNFTAVELMTGQNKVGCDSCTLRINGSDPKAKSVNTNATKQLLVSSPPAVLILHLKRFQLGPRCIFRKLTRPVSYPNLLDIAAFCGSKVKNLPNIDRKQKKLLYALYGVVEHSGGMYGGHYTAYVKVRPKVTPDDKRWKFLPHGSKAELDQDDDQLKKLEELLAKEKARELHLNAMDDSDDFSNSSSNSSTSDEGNAPPTPTEEQQQQAASPGEEAAHVQAPPGKWYYVSDSRVQEVSEDSALKAQAYLLFYERIY, from the exons ATGGTCAAGAAACGCCAAACAGATGCCCACGACGCTACAAGCTCGACGGATTCCGGAGAGGATGATCGCCACCACTTGCACCATCACCACCCCGGAGCCAGGAGTGCCGGACAAGCAGGCGCCTCCATCGATGGATCCTCGCCGAGCTCCTCATCGTGCCAGCACATAAAGAGGGCAGTGGACGCCACCCGCTTGCGTCGCCAGCTGAAGACCACGGGCCTGGTCTATGAGTGTTCACAATGCCAGAAGCAGGGCCAGCAAAAGCAGTCGGCGGACGCGGATTCCGACCCGAAGGCCGGCGATATCGAGTACGACAGCACGCTCTGGCTGTGCCTTAAGTGTGGCACTCAGCTTTGCGGCAGATCCAGGAACAAGCATGCCCTCGAGCATCACCAG ACACCCCGCTCCGAGTCCCATGCGCTGGCTATGAACACACGCTCCTTCGACATCTGGTGCTATGAATGCGACATGAAAATCTGCTCCAATCAGCGCAAGAACCTGCTGGAGTGCGTGGAGCTGGTGAAGCGATTGGCGCAGAAGCCGCCAGCCTCGCCCAATCCGCCCACCATCAGCAACATCGAGATGAAGATCAAGTCGACGGTGGAACAGCTCACGTCCATGGCTCCGCTGGCGATGGCGCCTGGAACGTCAGTGGGTACCTTCGATGAGAGTAGTGCTGGAGCAGCGGGTGGCGGAACGCGAAGTAGCCAGGTGGCCATACCATTGCCACCACCGCCCCCCAATGCAGCGCAGGCCTCCGCAGCGGGACCCAGCACCTTGACCAGTGTGCCGGGAATGGCGAAAAGAATAGGCCAGCCAAATGGAGCAGCAGGTGGAGCGGCAGTAGGAATCCGTGCGGTGGCAGGGGACACTCTTCGCAACGATTTGGATAGGTTGCCGAGAGTACGCGGGCTGACCAATCTGGGCAACACATGCTTCTTCAACGCGGTGATGCAGTGTCTCGCCCAGACACCTTTCCTGCTCAGCGTAATGAGGGAGCTGGCGGAGCCGGGGGAGGA GTTCGTATTACCCGGCGGGACATTCAACTTTAAAGACAAGGGAGACGTCGAGCTGCCCATGATCAAGGGCACACTATCCTCCTGGGGCGGCCTTACCGCCGCACTGGCGAACGCCTTAGAAGAGCTCCAGGCTGGGGGCGGCGTCTTCACGCCCAGCAAACTCTTTGACAAGCTATGCACGAAATGTCCTCAGTTCACGGGCGGCGACCAGCACGATGCCCACGAGCTGCTGCGCCAGCTGCTGGAGAGTGTGCGCAACGAGGATCTAAAGCGCTACCAGCGGGTTATTCTGCAAAACCTCGGCTACAAGGACCAGGAGATCAGCAGCGTGTCGGAGGAGATGCGACAGAAGTGCAAGATCTATGGTAACCAGGCCGGCGAGCGTATTCTGCGCCCGGATCAGGTATTCCGCGGCTTTCTCGTCTCAACGCTCACCTGCCAGGACTGCCACAGTGTGTCCTCGCGGCACGAGTACTTCCTGGACATGTCGTTGCCAGTGGCAGTGGAGAAGCCGCAGCCACCGCAGCGCCGGAAGCCCAGTCCGGAGCACCCGCTGATCAGCCAACCTATCGCCCAGCCGGCGATCAACACCAAGTTCACTGCCGGAGAGAGCGGTGTCAGCTTCACGGCTTCTCCATCGTCATCATTCTACCTGCACTCCGATCAGACTGAGACCGCCACCCTCGGGCCCTCCAAGACACAAGTGAAGAAGGAGAAGGAGCGGGAGCGCAAGGCGAAGCGGGCCGCCAAGCACCAGCGCCACAAACAGGCCCAGAAGCTGAGCCTCAAGCTCAACGGCAGCGACCTGGCGGACTCCGCTTCAGACGCTCCACAGCTGGTCTCTTTGGGGGCGGGCGATGGCCAGGGGAGAATCGAGGGCGGTGAGCAGCCCAAGGAACAGGGCGATGACACCACGTCGTCCAGTGTTACAACCTCAGAACACTCGGACGCCGATGTGGAGGACAACCTAGTGGAAGACTCTGCACCCGTTTCCGCCTCAGCAAACACAGCCTCTAGTTCCGCCTCCACGTCGTCGGGGGGCGCGACTGGCAGCAAGTTCTACACGGATAGCAATGGAAATGCGCAGCCAGTGGGCGAGAAGCGGGATGACACTCCCGAGCACATGGACAAAGACTCGTTGGAGGAGGACGAGAATG ACTCTGGCATTGCTACCAGTCCAGCTCCCACGgcaaccagcagcagcagcaccgtCATAGCCGGAGACTCGTTGACAAACAACTCGGGAGCCTCTTCCGGCACCTTGGAGGACACTTCTGCGCCGGCGAGCCTGGTCAGCGCTGGGCTCTCCGAGAAGGGTGCCTCCCTGATACGTCAGTTCTCGAACGGAGGAACACCTCTGGAGTCCGACACCCAAGTAAGCGTCGAGCTGGAGAAACTGAACCTAGAGGGACTCGACAAAGCTCAGAACCAGGATGAGAACCAAAGCCAGGCCCAAAAGGTGTCCGACCAACTCCTGGCCCAGGCCCAAGCTCAGGCCCAGGCCAGCGCCAGGGCGAAGCGAGTGCGCACCCAAAGCTACTCGGACTGGAGCACCACCATCGCACCGCGCTACCAATGCGAGGATGGGGAGTGCTCCGTGCAGTCGTGCCTGAATAACTTCACCGCCGTGGAGCTGATGACCGGCCAGAACAAGGTGGGCTGCGACAGCTGCACCCTGAGAATCAACGGAAGCGATCCTAAAGCCAAGTCGGTGAACACGAATGCCACCAAGCAGCTGCTGGTCTCCAGTCCGCCGGCGGTGCTCATCCTGCACCTCAAGCGCTTCCAGCTGGGTCCGCGCTGCATCTTCCGCAAGCTCACACGTCCAGTAAGCTATCCGAACCTGCTGGACATCGCGGCGTTTTGTGGGTCAAAGGTGAAGAATCTGCCGAACATCGACCGCAAGCAAAAGAAGCTGCTGTATGCCTTGTACGGGGTGGTGGAACACTCGGGCGGCATGTACGGAGGCCACTACACGGCCTACGTGAAGGTGCGCCCCAAGGTGACCCCGGACGACAAGCGCTGGAAGTTCCTGCCCCACGGTAGCAAGGCGGAACTGGACCAAGACGACGATCAGCTGAAGAAGCTGGAAGAACTCCTGGCCAAGGAGAAGGCGCGCGAGTTGCACCTCAATGCCATGGATGACAGCGACGATTTTAGCAACTCTAGCAGCAATTCCTCGACGTCAGACGAGGGCAATGCCCCGCCAACGCCTACGgaggagcaacagcagcaggcagCGTCACCGGGGGAGGAAGCAGCCCATGTTCAGGCGCCACCCGGGAAGTGGTACTATGTCTCAGATTCGCGGGTCCAGGAGGTGAGCGAGGACTCGGCGCTGAAGGCGCAGGCCTACCTGCTCTTCTACGAGCGGATATACTAA
- the Usp16-45 gene encoding ubiquitin carboxyl-terminal hydrolase 16/45 isoform X1: MSQTPKHPEPRKPQRTCRDSQCKIARLIAYYENNASPDQQARAKHLRDMVKKRQTDAHDATSSTDSGEDDRHHLHHHHPGARSAGQAGASIDGSSPSSSSCQHIKRAVDATRLRRQLKTTGLVYECSQCQKQGQQKQSADADSDPKAGDIEYDSTLWLCLKCGTQLCGRSRNKHALEHHQTPRSESHALAMNTRSFDIWCYECDMKICSNQRKNLLECVELVKRLAQKPPASPNPPTISNIEMKIKSTVEQLTSMAPLAMAPGTSVGTFDESSAGAAGGGTRSSQVAIPLPPPPPNAAQASAAGPSTLTSVPGMAKRIGQPNGAAGGAAVGIRAVAGDTLRNDLDRLPRVRGLTNLGNTCFFNAVMQCLAQTPFLLSVMRELAEPGEEFVLPGGTFNFKDKGDVELPMIKGTLSSWGGLTAALANALEELQAGGGVFTPSKLFDKLCTKCPQFTGGDQHDAHELLRQLLESVRNEDLKRYQRVILQNLGYKDQEISSVSEEMRQKCKIYGNQAGERILRPDQVFRGFLVSTLTCQDCHSVSSRHEYFLDMSLPVAVEKPQPPQRRKPSPEHPLISQPIAQPAINTKFTAGESGVSFTASPSSSFYLHSDQTETATLGPSKTQVKKEKERERKAKRAAKHQRHKQAQKLSLKLNGSDLADSASDAPQLVSLGAGDGQGRIEGGEQPKEQGDDTTSSSVTTSEHSDADVEDNLVEDSAPVSASANTASSSASTSSGGATGSKFYTDSNGNAQPVGEKRDDTPEHMDKDSLEEDENDSGIATSPAPTATSSSSTVIAGDSLTNNSGASSGTLEDTSAPASLVSAGLSEKGASLIRQFSNGGTPLESDTQVSVELEKLNLEGLDKAQNQDENQSQAQKVSDQLLAQAQAQAQASARAKRVRTQSYSDWSTTIAPRYQCEDGECSVQSCLNNFTAVELMTGQNKVGCDSCTLRINGSDPKAKSVNTNATKQLLVSSPPAVLILHLKRFQLGPRCIFRKLTRPVSYPNLLDIAAFCGSKVKNLPNIDRKQKKLLYALYGVVEHSGGMYGGHYTAYVKVRPKVTPDDKRWKFLPHGSKAELDQDDDQLKKLEELLAKEKARELHLNAMDDSDDFSNSSSNSSTSDEGNAPPTPTEEQQQQAASPGEEAAHVQAPPGKWYYVSDSRVQEVSEDSALKAQAYLLFYERIY; encoded by the exons ATGAGCCAGACCCCGAAACACCCCGAGCCCCGCAAGCCCCAGCGAACCTGCAGGGACAGTCAGTGCAAAATCGCAAGACTTATTGCCTACTATGAAA ACAACGCCAGTCCAGATCAACAGGCCAGGGCCAAGCATCTGCGCGACATGGTCAAGAAACGCCAAACAGATGCCCACGACGCTACAAGCTCGACGGATTCCGGAGAGGATGATCGCCACCACTTGCACCATCACCACCCCGGAGCCAGGAGTGCCGGACAAGCAGGCGCCTCCATCGATGGATCCTCGCCGAGCTCCTCATCGTGCCAGCACATAAAGAGGGCAGTGGACGCCACCCGCTTGCGTCGCCAGCTGAAGACCACGGGCCTGGTCTATGAGTGTTCACAATGCCAGAAGCAGGGCCAGCAAAAGCAGTCGGCGGACGCGGATTCCGACCCGAAGGCCGGCGATATCGAGTACGACAGCACGCTCTGGCTGTGCCTTAAGTGTGGCACTCAGCTTTGCGGCAGATCCAGGAACAAGCATGCCCTCGAGCATCACCAG ACACCCCGCTCCGAGTCCCATGCGCTGGCTATGAACACACGCTCCTTCGACATCTGGTGCTATGAATGCGACATGAAAATCTGCTCCAATCAGCGCAAGAACCTGCTGGAGTGCGTGGAGCTGGTGAAGCGATTGGCGCAGAAGCCGCCAGCCTCGCCCAATCCGCCCACCATCAGCAACATCGAGATGAAGATCAAGTCGACGGTGGAACAGCTCACGTCCATGGCTCCGCTGGCGATGGCGCCTGGAACGTCAGTGGGTACCTTCGATGAGAGTAGTGCTGGAGCAGCGGGTGGCGGAACGCGAAGTAGCCAGGTGGCCATACCATTGCCACCACCGCCCCCCAATGCAGCGCAGGCCTCCGCAGCGGGACCCAGCACCTTGACCAGTGTGCCGGGAATGGCGAAAAGAATAGGCCAGCCAAATGGAGCAGCAGGTGGAGCGGCAGTAGGAATCCGTGCGGTGGCAGGGGACACTCTTCGCAACGATTTGGATAGGTTGCCGAGAGTACGCGGGCTGACCAATCTGGGCAACACATGCTTCTTCAACGCGGTGATGCAGTGTCTCGCCCAGACACCTTTCCTGCTCAGCGTAATGAGGGAGCTGGCGGAGCCGGGGGAGGA GTTCGTATTACCCGGCGGGACATTCAACTTTAAAGACAAGGGAGACGTCGAGCTGCCCATGATCAAGGGCACACTATCCTCCTGGGGCGGCCTTACCGCCGCACTGGCGAACGCCTTAGAAGAGCTCCAGGCTGGGGGCGGCGTCTTCACGCCCAGCAAACTCTTTGACAAGCTATGCACGAAATGTCCTCAGTTCACGGGCGGCGACCAGCACGATGCCCACGAGCTGCTGCGCCAGCTGCTGGAGAGTGTGCGCAACGAGGATCTAAAGCGCTACCAGCGGGTTATTCTGCAAAACCTCGGCTACAAGGACCAGGAGATCAGCAGCGTGTCGGAGGAGATGCGACAGAAGTGCAAGATCTATGGTAACCAGGCCGGCGAGCGTATTCTGCGCCCGGATCAGGTATTCCGCGGCTTTCTCGTCTCAACGCTCACCTGCCAGGACTGCCACAGTGTGTCCTCGCGGCACGAGTACTTCCTGGACATGTCGTTGCCAGTGGCAGTGGAGAAGCCGCAGCCACCGCAGCGCCGGAAGCCCAGTCCGGAGCACCCGCTGATCAGCCAACCTATCGCCCAGCCGGCGATCAACACCAAGTTCACTGCCGGAGAGAGCGGTGTCAGCTTCACGGCTTCTCCATCGTCATCATTCTACCTGCACTCCGATCAGACTGAGACCGCCACCCTCGGGCCCTCCAAGACACAAGTGAAGAAGGAGAAGGAGCGGGAGCGCAAGGCGAAGCGGGCCGCCAAGCACCAGCGCCACAAACAGGCCCAGAAGCTGAGCCTCAAGCTCAACGGCAGCGACCTGGCGGACTCCGCTTCAGACGCTCCACAGCTGGTCTCTTTGGGGGCGGGCGATGGCCAGGGGAGAATCGAGGGCGGTGAGCAGCCCAAGGAACAGGGCGATGACACCACGTCGTCCAGTGTTACAACCTCAGAACACTCGGACGCCGATGTGGAGGACAACCTAGTGGAAGACTCTGCACCCGTTTCCGCCTCAGCAAACACAGCCTCTAGTTCCGCCTCCACGTCGTCGGGGGGCGCGACTGGCAGCAAGTTCTACACGGATAGCAATGGAAATGCGCAGCCAGTGGGCGAGAAGCGGGATGACACTCCCGAGCACATGGACAAAGACTCGTTGGAGGAGGACGAGAATG ACTCTGGCATTGCTACCAGTCCAGCTCCCACGgcaaccagcagcagcagcaccgtCATAGCCGGAGACTCGTTGACAAACAACTCGGGAGCCTCTTCCGGCACCTTGGAGGACACTTCTGCGCCGGCGAGCCTGGTCAGCGCTGGGCTCTCCGAGAAGGGTGCCTCCCTGATACGTCAGTTCTCGAACGGAGGAACACCTCTGGAGTCCGACACCCAAGTAAGCGTCGAGCTGGAGAAACTGAACCTAGAGGGACTCGACAAAGCTCAGAACCAGGATGAGAACCAAAGCCAGGCCCAAAAGGTGTCCGACCAACTCCTGGCCCAGGCCCAAGCTCAGGCCCAGGCCAGCGCCAGGGCGAAGCGAGTGCGCACCCAAAGCTACTCGGACTGGAGCACCACCATCGCACCGCGCTACCAATGCGAGGATGGGGAGTGCTCCGTGCAGTCGTGCCTGAATAACTTCACCGCCGTGGAGCTGATGACCGGCCAGAACAAGGTGGGCTGCGACAGCTGCACCCTGAGAATCAACGGAAGCGATCCTAAAGCCAAGTCGGTGAACACGAATGCCACCAAGCAGCTGCTGGTCTCCAGTCCGCCGGCGGTGCTCATCCTGCACCTCAAGCGCTTCCAGCTGGGTCCGCGCTGCATCTTCCGCAAGCTCACACGTCCAGTAAGCTATCCGAACCTGCTGGACATCGCGGCGTTTTGTGGGTCAAAGGTGAAGAATCTGCCGAACATCGACCGCAAGCAAAAGAAGCTGCTGTATGCCTTGTACGGGGTGGTGGAACACTCGGGCGGCATGTACGGAGGCCACTACACGGCCTACGTGAAGGTGCGCCCCAAGGTGACCCCGGACGACAAGCGCTGGAAGTTCCTGCCCCACGGTAGCAAGGCGGAACTGGACCAAGACGACGATCAGCTGAAGAAGCTGGAAGAACTCCTGGCCAAGGAGAAGGCGCGCGAGTTGCACCTCAATGCCATGGATGACAGCGACGATTTTAGCAACTCTAGCAGCAATTCCTCGACGTCAGACGAGGGCAATGCCCCGCCAACGCCTACGgaggagcaacagcagcaggcagCGTCACCGGGGGAGGAAGCAGCCCATGTTCAGGCGCCACCCGGGAAGTGGTACTATGTCTCAGATTCGCGGGTCCAGGAGGTGAGCGAGGACTCGGCGCTGAAGGCGCAGGCCTACCTGCTCTTCTACGAGCGGATATACTAA